Part of the Halomarina litorea genome is shown below.
CGTGTTCGACCCAGCCGGGTTCGGGGTAGATCTGTTCGTGGGTCTCGTAGGCGTTGGCGACCACGCGACCGCCGTGGTCGAACACCATGAACCGCGTCCCGGTCGTTCCCTGGTCGACCGCTCCGACGTACGTGTCTTCTGACATATGTGCACCTCGCTCCGTCCGGTGGCGGTCACTGGGCCGCCGCCGTGGAACGTCTGAACAACCATGAGGGAACTGTTAAGCGTTTTCACGCCCTCGGGTCGAAGACAGTATTCAGCTGGGACTGGTTAGTGGTCTACTCGCTCGTGCCGACGCGGATGACCTGGATGAGCGAGTGGACCGGGACGCCCTCCACCTCGTCGACGCCGCGCTTGTCCACGAGGACGACGCAAGCGACGGGGTTGCCGCCGTGTTCGCGGACGGCCCGGACCGTCTCCGCGAGGGTGGTTCCGCTGGTGACGGTGTCGTCCACGACGTAGCAGTCGCGTCCCTCGATGGGCGCGAAGTTCCGCGAGAAGCTCCCGCCCCGGTCGTCGAGTTCGCCCTCCTCCCACTGGTGTTTCGCGGGCGTGTACGTCGCGAGGTCCGTCGCCAGTTCGCGCCCCACCGTCGTCGCGAGGGGGACGCCGGCCTTCTCGATGCCGACGGTGACGTCCACCTCGCCGTTGGCATCGCGCAGGAGGTCGGCCATCGCCTTGCCGACGTGTTCGAGGCGGTCGCCGCCGCTCCCGACGGCCGACCAGTCGACGTGGATGTCGTCCGGTTCGCTCGCCGTCCGGGTGGTCGTCGTGTTCCCGCGCTCGACGAGCCAGCGGGCCGTCTCCCGGGAGACGTTCAGTTCGTCGGCTATCTCGCCCTTCGACAGGCCGCGCTCTGCCAGTGCCGATGCGTTCTCGATGAGGTCGTCGACGTTCTTCATATAGTGCTGAATTCGACCGCCGTCTTGATAGTACGTTCGTCGCCGTCCGCGAAGGCCCCCCCCGCCTCCTCGGGGGCGACCACGTCCGTCAGGACGGCCTCCGGGACCCACTCCGGGAGGCCCTGCAGGGTCTCGACGGCCGTCTCGAAGTGCCCGCGCCCGGAGTTGACCGTCCCGACCAGCGCCCGGTTCCCGAGGACGAGGTCGCGGTGGAACTGCCCGCCGTCGACCTCGAAGGTCCACGGTTCGGGGACGCCGACCAGCGCGCCGACCCCGCCCGGCGCGAGGGCCGACACCGTCTCGACGGCGTGCCGGGCGTAGCCCGTCGCCTCGTAGACGAGGTCCATCGGTTCGTACCGGTCGGGGATGTCGGGGACCGGCGTCGTCCGCGAGTCGACGTACGTCGCGCCCAGTCGCTCGATGAAGTCGATGGTCGGGTCGGGCCGGTCGCGCCGCCCCAGACAGTAGGCCCGTTCGACGTCGTCGCGTCCGACGAGCATCGCGAGGGTGAGCAGGCCGAGCGATCCGTTGCCGAGGACGAGCGTCCGTTCGGGAGTCCACTCGAAGGCCGACCGCGAGGCGAAGGCGTGTTCGAGTGCCTTCTCACTCACGCTGAGCGGTTCGACGAGCAACCCCCACTCGGCGAGGTGGCGGGGCACCGGCACGAGGTACTCGGCGGGGCTGGTGACGTAGTCGGCCATGAAGCCGTCGGCGCCGTCGATGCCGCGTTCGACGTACATCCCCTCCGGTGCCATGTCGGGTTCGCCCCGCTCGAAGAACTCGTTCGTGCCCCCCGCCGGGGGCCGCCTGACCGTCGGCGCGACCACCTGCCCTTCCCGCAGATCGGTCCCGTTCGGGTCCTCGACGACGCCCACCGCCTCGTGGCCGAGGACGATGGCGTCCGCCCCTTCGGGGAGCGACCCGTGGTTCCCGGCG
Proteins encoded:
- the gfcR gene encoding transcriptional regulator GfcR codes for the protein MKNVDDLIENASALAERGLSKGEIADELNVSRETARWLVERGNTTTTRTASEPDDIHVDWSAVGSGGDRLEHVGKAMADLLRDANGEVDVTVGIEKAGVPLATTVGRELATDLATYTPAKHQWEEGELDDRGGSFSRNFAPIEGRDCYVVDDTVTSGTTLAETVRAVREHGGNPVACVVLVDKRGVDEVEGVPVHSLIQVIRVGTSE
- a CDS encoding glucose 1-dehydrogenase, encoding MQALVARGDGTPPELVERPRPEPAAGEALVRVLRVGIDGTDHEVVAGNHGSLPEGADAIVLGHEAVGVVEDPNGTDLREGQVVAPTVRRPPAGGTNEFFERGEPDMAPEGMYVERGIDGADGFMADYVTSPAEYLVPVPRHLAEWGLLVEPLSVSEKALEHAFASRSAFEWTPERTLVLGNGSLGLLTLAMLVGRDDVERAYCLGRRDRPDPTIDFIERLGATYVDSRTTPVPDIPDRYEPMDLVYEATGYARHAVETVSALAPGGVGALVGVPEPWTFEVDGGQFHRDLVLGNRALVGTVNSGRGHFETAVETLQGLPEWVPEAVLTDVVAPEEAGGAFADGDERTIKTAVEFSTI